CGGCGGCAGGCGCAGCCGGATCACGTTCAGGCGGTGGAACAAGTCCTCGCGGAACAGGCCTTCCTTGACGCGAAGCTCCAGGTTCTGGTGCGTGGCGGCGATGACCCGCACATTGGCGCGCAACGGGTTGTGCCCGCCGACGCGATAGAAGTTGCCATCGGACAGCACGCGCAACAGCCGCGTTTGCAAGTCGAACGGCATGTCGCCGATTTCGTCGAGGAACAGCGTGCCGCCCTCGGCCTGCTCGAAGCGGCCGCGGCGCATGGTCTGCGCGCCGGTGAAGGCGCCGCGCTCGTGGCCGAACAGTTCGGACTCGAGCAGGTCCTTGGGAATGGCCGCGGTATTGAGCGCGATGAACGGGCCGTTGGCGCGCGGGCTGTGCTTGTGCAGCGCGCGCGCGACCAGTTCCTTGCCGGTGCCCGACTCGCCGGTGATCATCACCGTCACGTTGGATTGCGACAGCCGGCCGATGGCGCGGAACACGTCCTGCATCGCCGGCGCCTGGCCGAGGATCTCGGGCGCGTCGACCAGGCGGTCGTCCATTTCTTCTTCGCGCAGGCTTTCTTCGAGCGCGCGGCGAATCAGCTCGACCGCCTTGTCGACATCGAACGGCTTGGCCAGGTATTCAAAGGCGCCACCCTGGAACGCCGCCACCGCGCTGTCCAGGTCGGAGTACGCCGTCATCACGATGACCGGCAGGCCCGGATGCCGCGCCTTGATGGCCTGCAGCAGGTCCAGGCCGGAACCGCCGGGCATGCGGATATCCGATATCAGCACCTGCGGCTGGTCTTCCTCGAGCGCGGCCAGCGCGTCCCGCACATTGGTGAAGCTGCGCGAGAGCAGGCTTTCACGGGCGAGGGCCTTTTCCAGGACCCAGCGGATTGATTGATCGTCGTCGACTATCCAGATCGGCTTCATGTGCGTCGCTTGTCTGCTCGGTGTCAGTTGGTCTTCCGCATGCCCTGGCCACGTCGGTGCACGCGCTTGCGGACGCCGGCAAAGGCTAGTGCAGCGGCAGCAGGATACGGAAGTCGGTACAGCCCGGCCTGCTCTCGCATTCGATCAAGCCCTCGTGCTGCTGCACGAAGGTTTGAGCGAGTGTGAGACCCAGTCCGCTGCCGCCATCCCTGCCCGATACCAGCGGATAGAAGATGCGTTCGCGGATGTCTTCGGGGATGCCCGGGCCGTTGTCGATCACATGCAAGTCCAATGCCAGCTTGAACAGGCGCTTGGCGATCGTGACCTGCCGCGCGATGCGCGTGCGCAGCACGATCTGCGCATCGCCGCGTGCGATGCGGTCGGCCAGCGCCTGCGCCGCGTTGTGGACGATGTTGAGCACCGCCTGGATCAGCTGCTCCATGTCGCCACGCAGCTCGGGCAGGCTGGCGTCGTAGTCGCGCACGATCTCCAGCCCGTTGGGAAACTCGGCCAGCACCACCGAGCGCACGCGCTCGAGCACCTCGTGGATATTCAGGCTCGATACGATATGCGGATGCCGGTGCGGCTCCAGCAGCCGGTCGACCAGCGTCTGCAGCCGGTCCGACTCCTTGATGATGACCTGCGTGTACTCGCGCAGCGAGCGCTCGGGCAGCTCGAACTCCAGCAGCTGCGCCGCGCCGCGGATGCCGCCCAGCGGGTTCTTGATCTCGTGGGCAAGGTTGCGGATCAGCTCCTTGTTGGCCGAGGTCAGGTCGAGGATGCGCTCTTCGCGGTCGCTGCGCACCTTCTGCTCGTTGGGCAGGATCTCGACCACCACGGTGTCGCTGACCGCCTCGAGCGCGGCGATCACCACGTGCACGTGGATGGGATCCTGCAGCGGCGGATGCAGGATCAGGTCCTGCCGGCGCACGTCGAACTGCCGCGTCACCACCGTGTCGAGCATGTTGTGCAGCTCATCGGATTTGCCGAACAGGTCGGGCAGCGTCAGTTCGACCATGCCCTTGCGCGACACGCCGAAGGTGGCCTCGGCGGCCGGATTCGCGTACACCACGCGCAGCCCCGGCTGGCGTACCAGCAGCACCGGATTGGCGACCACGTCGAGGCCGGCATGGAACGCCGCCGCGCCGATGCTCAGCACGCGCGCGCCGGCTTCGGGCGGCGCCGGCTCCGCCGCGGACGGCTCGGCCCGCGCCCCATCGGCACTGCCGGCCTTGCGTGACACTCCGCGAATCAGGCGACGCATAAGACTAGTCCTTCAGGTTGCCGAGCTCGCGCCGCAATGATGCCGCGTTGGCCTCGCTGCGGGCGATGTCGTCGCGCAGCGCCGCGGTGCGGTCGAGGTATTTCTGGTAATTGCGCTCGTTGCCCTGGCGCTCCGGCTGGCCGTTGTTGTATTCGGCACGCAGCGCCTGAAGCTTGGCCTCCTCGGCCTGCAGTTCCTGCGTCAGCACGGTCCGGCGCTCGCTGTCGCGGCTTCTCTGCGTGGCGCTGTCCACGCGCGGGAAACTGGTGCTGCCGGTGGTGGCGGCGCTGCTGCCGGCACTCCTGGACGGAGCGGCGACGCGCCCGCCCGGCACCGTCACGACTTCAGGCAGGTTCAGCTTCTTGCAGCCCTTGCCGGCGTTGCCGTTGCGGTATTCCGGCACGCCATTGGGCCCGGTGCAGACATAGACATCCGAAGACTGCGCCAGGGACGGCCCCGCCCACGCGCCCAGTGTCAGTGCCAGCGCCGCAGCGCTCACCAGAACGGGGAATCGGCGTTGGCTTTGGTGCACGAAACGGGGCATGGCGGGTGTCCGGCAGGCCGTGCGGGAAGAAGCATCCATGGGCATGGCGTCAGGTTAGAACAGGGAGGGATCGAGACAGGATCGGATTCCCCATTCTAGCGAGCAAAGCAAAAAGGGACAGCCGAAGCCGCCCCCTTGTGGTGCAACTGTTGCCCGGTCACAACCTGCGTCATGGCCGGGCGCGGGCTGCTTACAGCGAGTAGTACAT
The window above is part of the Cupriavidus taiwanensis LMG 19424 genome. Proteins encoded here:
- the ntrC gene encoding nitrogen regulation protein NR(I), producing MKPIWIVDDDQSIRWVLEKALARESLLSRSFTNVRDALAALEEDQPQVLISDIRMPGGSGLDLLQAIKARHPGLPVIVMTAYSDLDSAVAAFQGGAFEYLAKPFDVDKAVELIRRALEESLREEEMDDRLVDAPEILGQAPAMQDVFRAIGRLSQSNVTVMITGESGTGKELVARALHKHSPRANGPFIALNTAAIPKDLLESELFGHERGAFTGAQTMRRGRFEQAEGGTLFLDEIGDMPFDLQTRLLRVLSDGNFYRVGGHNPLRANVRVIAATHQNLELRVKEGLFREDLFHRLNVIRLRLPPLRERPEDITLLARHFLQKSAKELGVEPKRMSDEALAYVSTLPFPGNVRQLENLCNWLTVMAPAQTIEVKDLPREMLEAGTSEPVNAPRPERAPDLRAAEYDGAQDLADYGGFAVPVAEADTATAVRAAPAASVVQVPAPAPAAAGWESLLAGEARAMLEAGQPEVMDLLTRRFEKAVLEAALGVTRGRRVEAATRLGIGRNTITRKLQELGFD
- the glnL gene encoding nitrogen regulation protein NR(II), whose amino-acid sequence is MRRLIRGVSRKAGSADGARAEPSAAEPAPPEAGARVLSIGAAAFHAGLDVVANPVLLVRQPGLRVVYANPAAEATFGVSRKGMVELTLPDLFGKSDELHNMLDTVVTRQFDVRRQDLILHPPLQDPIHVHVVIAALEAVSDTVVVEILPNEQKVRSDREERILDLTSANKELIRNLAHEIKNPLGGIRGAAQLLEFELPERSLREYTQVIIKESDRLQTLVDRLLEPHRHPHIVSSLNIHEVLERVRSVVLAEFPNGLEIVRDYDASLPELRGDMEQLIQAVLNIVHNAAQALADRIARGDAQIVLRTRIARQVTIAKRLFKLALDLHVIDNGPGIPEDIRERIFYPLVSGRDGGSGLGLTLAQTFVQQHEGLIECESRPGCTDFRILLPLH